In Pseudoalteromonas xiamenensis, the following are encoded in one genomic region:
- the rpmG gene encoding 50S ribosomal protein L33, whose protein sequence is MRDKIRLVSTAGTGYFYTTDKNKRNMPEKMEIKKYDPKVRKHVIFKEAKIK, encoded by the coding sequence ATGCGTGATAAGATCCGTTTAGTTTCTACAGCTGGTACTGGTTATTTCTACACTACCGACAAGAACAAGCGTAACATGCCTGAAAAGATGGAGATCAAAAAATACGATCCTAAAGTTCGTAAGCACGTGATCTTCAAAGAAGCAAAAATCAAGTAA
- the slmA gene encoding nucleoid occlusion factor SlmA codes for MPATKRSNRKEQILQCLAQMLETCPGQRITTAKLATEVGVSEAALYRHFPSKARMFEGLIEFIEDTLLSRINLILENEKETQSRIYNIMMLLLTFAERNPGITRILTGDALQGEQERLRERVQGFFNKLETQFKQVLRERKLREGKAFSTDEGALANLFLAFVEGKMNQFVRSDFKQSPSAVFDTQWQELQKIWL; via the coding sequence ATGCCAGCGACAAAGCGCAGCAACCGCAAAGAGCAGATCCTGCAATGTCTTGCTCAAATGCTCGAAACCTGTCCAGGACAACGCATCACAACCGCTAAATTGGCCACCGAAGTGGGCGTATCAGAGGCCGCTCTGTATCGTCACTTTCCAAGTAAAGCACGTATGTTTGAAGGGTTGATAGAGTTCATCGAAGATACTTTGCTGTCTCGCATCAATCTTATTTTGGAAAACGAAAAAGAAACGCAAAGTCGTATCTATAACATCATGATGTTGCTACTTACGTTTGCAGAACGTAACCCCGGAATCACACGAATTTTAACGGGTGACGCGCTACAAGGTGAACAAGAACGTTTGCGCGAGCGCGTTCAAGGCTTTTTTAATAAGCTGGAAACGCAATTCAAACAGGTACTTCGCGAACGAAAACTGCGTGAAGGTAAAGCATTCTCAACAGATGAAGGTGCTCTTGCCAACCTCTTTCTTGCCTTTGTTGAAGGTAAAATGAACCAATTCGTACGCAGTGACTTTAAACAAAGTCCCTCGGCTGTGTTCGATACACAGTGGCAAGAATTGCAAAAAATCTGGCTTTAA
- the rpmB gene encoding 50S ribosomal protein L28, translated as MSKVCQVTGKRPVVGNNRSHARNATKRRFLPNLQTHRFWVESEKRFVTLRTTTKGMRIIDKKGIDAVLVDIRARGEKI; from the coding sequence ATGTCTAAAGTCTGTCAAGTTACAGGTAAGCGCCCAGTGGTTGGTAACAACCGTTCACACGCGCGCAACGCGACTAAGCGTCGTTTCCTACCTAACCTACAAACTCACCGTTTTTGGGTTGAAAGCGAAAAGCGCTTTGTTACTCTACGCACTACTACTAAAGGTATGCGTATTATCGATAAGAAAGGCATCGACGCGGTATTAGTAGATATCCGTGCTCGCGGCGAAAAGATTTAA
- a CDS encoding TraR/DksA family transcriptional regulator, with the protein MTEARQQLLSLQLQLQTRLEKVRTDLTRLTSADSQEQAQQRENDEVLQELEKHLSDELDLVAFALAREAAGQYGHCSACGDDIAKERLNAVPYTIHCQRCAL; encoded by the coding sequence ATGACTGAAGCTCGCCAACAATTACTTTCGCTCCAATTGCAATTACAAACCCGTTTGGAGAAAGTCCGAACCGATTTAACACGCTTAACTTCAGCGGACAGCCAAGAACAGGCTCAACAGCGTGAAAATGATGAGGTTTTGCAAGAGCTGGAAAAGCACCTAAGTGATGAGCTGGACTTAGTGGCCTTTGCGCTTGCACGAGAAGCCGCAGGTCAATACGGGCATTGCAGTGCTTGTGGTGACGATATTGCAAAGGAACGACTAAACGCCGTGCCCTATACGATACACTGCCAACGCTGCGCCTTATAA
- a CDS encoding helix-turn-helix domain-containing protein, which translates to MQTPEEYEVTERVATLMKSLKKQRGYTKKDISRLLGVGLTTLDDYLNGVSSFRLGTLLKFAQLCKVNLSDILEDSERLTKLYGRNTDEADSQSKIETE; encoded by the coding sequence ATGCAAACACCCGAGGAATATGAGGTCACTGAACGCGTTGCTACGCTAATGAAAAGCTTGAAAAAACAGCGCGGTTATACCAAAAAGGACATTAGCCGACTATTAGGGGTTGGCCTTACAACGTTAGACGATTACTTAAATGGTGTCAGTTCATTTCGCTTAGGGACATTGCTAAAATTTGCACAACTTTGTAAAGTAAACTTAAGTGATATATTAGAAGATTCGGAAAGATTAACGAAACTATATGGAAGAAATACAGATGAAGCTGATTCACAGTCAAAAATTGAAACTGAATGA
- a CDS encoding manganese-dependent inorganic pyrophosphatase has translation MAMYVVGHKIPDSDSICGAIALAYLKNQIGEAAIPTRLGEVSPETQFILDRFGFDAPELKMSYAGEEVYIVDHTEKTQAPDDIDQATVVGVVDHHKLGDLTTSTPLECWIRPVGCSNTIIKMMYDFYNVEIPANIAGIMMCAILSDTVIFKSPTCTTADIKCVEALAEIAGVEDFKELGMDMFKVKSAVQGTPVRDLVMRDFKDFNMNGNLVGIGQLEVIDLSVFDDIKADLEADIAKLKEEGNRHSVLLLLTDIMKEGSEMLIVSNDESIIEKAYNAKPEAGRVWLDGVLSRKKQVVPPLQDAFA, from the coding sequence ATGGCAATGTATGTAGTGGGTCATAAGATCCCTGATTCTGATTCAATCTGTGGTGCAATCGCGCTTGCTTACCTAAAAAACCAAATCGGTGAAGCAGCAATCCCTACGCGTTTAGGTGAAGTGTCGCCTGAAACCCAATTCATTCTGGACCGTTTTGGTTTTGACGCACCAGAACTAAAAATGAGCTACGCAGGTGAAGAAGTTTACATTGTTGACCACACTGAAAAAACACAGGCTCCTGATGACATCGACCAAGCAACCGTTGTCGGCGTCGTAGACCACCACAAATTAGGCGACCTAACTACGTCAACACCACTTGAGTGTTGGATCCGCCCAGTGGGTTGTAGCAACACCATCATCAAAATGATGTATGACTTCTACAACGTTGAAATCCCTGCGAACATCGCGGGTATCATGATGTGCGCAATCCTAAGCGACACGGTTATCTTCAAATCACCTACGTGCACAACTGCAGACATCAAGTGTGTTGAAGCACTTGCTGAAATCGCAGGTGTTGAAGATTTTAAAGAGCTAGGCATGGACATGTTCAAAGTAAAATCAGCAGTACAAGGTACACCAGTGCGTGACCTCGTTATGCGTGATTTCAAAGATTTCAACATGAACGGCAATCTAGTTGGAATCGGCCAACTTGAAGTAATTGACTTGTCGGTATTTGACGACATCAAAGCTGACCTAGAAGCTGATATTGCCAAACTAAAAGAAGAAGGAAACCGTCACTCTGTCCTGCTTCTTCTTACTGACATCATGAAAGAAGGTTCAGAGATGCTCATCGTGTCTAACGATGAATCTATCATCGAGAAAGCATACAATGCGAAGCCTGAAGCAGGCCGCGTATGGTTAGATGGCGTGCTAAGCCGTAAAAAGCAAGTTGTGCCACCACTACAAGACGCATTTGCATAA
- a CDS encoding helix-turn-helix domain-containing protein → MQSPEEYEITERVNALVKGLKKRRGYTKKDISQKLGIGLTTFNDYLNGVSSFKLGTLIKFAALCKLTLPDILDDTLEAKKLYSEDLADRANAGKNTLDFLALAFFLPAILSVKYMLITTCLSFIALIFLSGKNINNRYLSGLMLVHFCVELLILYPIKLVVFPHVNGFEGNTIAFGIQFILFVLLIYFVRFRIVISLRMTKAKDPKVLQLNCIDAPLIVLLFGYAILNLGAFIENLIRNLEHLGIEEDYARQFWKLTYIYDNFEAFNLILTFMTVIVLYIGIKIQKRQDRQSVVFQSQKSI, encoded by the coding sequence ATGCAATCACCAGAAGAGTATGAAATCACGGAACGTGTAAATGCGTTAGTGAAAGGGCTGAAAAAGCGCCGAGGCTATACAAAAAAAGACATTAGCCAAAAACTAGGTATCGGTCTCACCACGTTTAATGATTACTTAAATGGGGTTAGTTCTTTTAAACTCGGCACGCTTATTAAATTTGCAGCGCTGTGTAAGCTCACCTTACCGGACATTCTCGACGATACATTAGAAGCGAAAAAGCTCTACTCGGAAGACCTAGCGGATAGAGCTAATGCCGGTAAAAATACGCTGGATTTTTTGGCTCTTGCTTTCTTCTTACCTGCAATTTTGTCTGTCAAATATATGCTTATAACCACTTGCCTTTCATTTATTGCACTGATTTTCCTTTCTGGAAAAAATATAAACAATCGGTATTTATCGGGATTGATGTTAGTTCACTTTTGTGTTGAATTACTAATACTCTATCCTATAAAGCTAGTTGTATTTCCTCATGTAAATGGCTTTGAAGGAAATACAATTGCATTTGGTATTCAATTCATTCTTTTTGTTTTACTTATTTATTTTGTTCGATTCCGAATTGTCATTTCTCTTCGTATGACAAAAGCTAAAGACCCAAAAGTGTTACAGCTAAACTGTATCGACGCACCTTTAATTGTTCTATTGTTTGGTTATGCGATACTTAACTTAGGCGCATTCATTGAGAACTTAATAAGAAATTTGGAGCATTTGGGGATAGAAGAGGACTATGCAAGGCAATTTTGGAAACTGACATATATTTACGATAATTTTGAAGCTTTCAATCTAATCTTGACGTTCATGACTGTAATTGTCCTATACATAGGAATCAAGATCCAAAAACGACAAGATAGGCAGAGCGTGGTGTTTCAATCGCAAAAATCGATTTAA
- a CDS encoding globin domain-containing protein, with product MAITPRQKLLVQESFKLVEPIAEQAAGLFYQTLFTYEPSLKPLFKSDLKSQGKKLMMTLKSRRQGAPMI from the coding sequence ATGGCCATCACTCCACGCCAAAAATTGCTTGTACAAGAAAGTTTCAAGTTGGTCGAACCCATTGCTGAGCAAGCTGCGGGGCTTTTTTATCAAACCTTATTTACCTACGAACCAAGCTTGAAACCGTTATTTAAATCTGACCTAAAAAGCCAAGGTAAAAAACTCATGATGACGCTAAAAAGTCGCCGTCAAGGGGCACCGATGATTTAG
- a CDS encoding MBL fold metallo-hydrolase, producing the protein MSKSFTFSLSFRKMLLSICVFAAWQCHAAASFRFTASAPAYEANAYLLESKEGWVLVDALMLRDDLAPIIATIKNSKKPLNGVLITHPHVDHFAGIAWLQAEFPKLSVYMTKASEKAMYEVHKDALASGWINVFGDQYPKTLTPNVVVINDGQTLNVDGLIFKAHALGAGEAAEHIAYERVDTRQLFTGDALVSSYVVYVGEGRSKALLALYDKMETLVAADYRVYPGHGGVQPISQVVADNRKQVMTMRNIAMQYVQQSTEQLKTKRFTADDIRHVGGFLSQRNSVVILATECPFKCLSQDIMCEDCWRKSRMNLTKINKGHLALYLFE; encoded by the coding sequence ATGTCGAAATCCTTCACGTTCAGCTTGTCATTTAGAAAAATGCTGTTGAGCATCTGTGTATTTGCGGCGTGGCAATGCCATGCGGCAGCAAGTTTTCGTTTTACCGCAAGTGCACCTGCGTATGAAGCCAATGCCTATTTACTGGAATCAAAAGAAGGTTGGGTGCTGGTGGACGCTCTCATGTTACGCGATGATTTAGCCCCAATTATTGCGACAATTAAAAACAGCAAAAAGCCATTGAACGGGGTGCTAATCACGCATCCGCATGTTGATCATTTTGCGGGTATAGCGTGGTTACAAGCGGAGTTTCCGAAGCTCTCGGTCTATATGACAAAAGCCTCGGAAAAGGCGATGTATGAGGTACATAAGGATGCACTGGCAAGCGGCTGGATAAACGTATTTGGCGATCAATATCCCAAAACGTTAACGCCTAACGTTGTGGTTATAAATGATGGCCAGACGCTTAATGTAGATGGATTAATCTTTAAAGCGCATGCGTTGGGAGCGGGAGAAGCTGCTGAGCATATTGCCTACGAACGTGTGGATACACGTCAACTCTTTACGGGTGATGCGTTGGTATCTTCTTATGTTGTCTATGTAGGGGAGGGGCGTTCAAAAGCGTTGCTTGCGCTTTACGATAAAATGGAAACCCTTGTTGCTGCGGATTACAGGGTTTATCCAGGTCATGGTGGTGTACAACCTATTTCTCAGGTCGTGGCAGACAACCGTAAGCAGGTGATGACGATGCGTAACATAGCCATGCAGTATGTGCAGCAAAGCACCGAACAGCTCAAAACAAAGCGCTTCACCGCGGATGATATTCGTCACGTTGGAGGCTTCTTATCTCAACGCAATTCAGTGGTTATTCTGGCTACGGAATGCCCATTCAAATGCTTATCACAGGATATAATGTGCGAGGATTGTTGGCGGAAGTCGCGAATGAACTTAACGAAAATAAATAAAGGGCATTTAGCCCTTTATTTATTTGAATAG
- a CDS encoding helix-turn-helix domain-containing protein, whose translation MQTPEEYEITLRVNALVKGLKKRRGYTKKDISQKLGIGLTTFNDYLNGVSSFKLGTLIKFASLCKLTLPDILDDTLEAKKLYSEDLADRANTGKNTLDFLAFILLVPAATNAHNTQYLFCFLHILLIFFARKDLNSMTMSLVFLVTYVIADLIFYPIDIYIFPNFNSLIQNAVAFGACIVVDILLIVLLKNRTLLSLWFSKGNNKRVLEKNFIEGPIYAVAIGFLLVDGVAFVENLIRNLEYLGFDESFAKYFWKITYVYDYFEYLKSGLMASVVILLFIGTRIRQQPPNFALT comes from the coding sequence ATGCAAACACCTGAAGAATATGAAATTACCCTACGCGTAAATGCGTTAGTGAAAGGGCTTAAAAAACGCCGAGGTTATACTAAAAAGGACATCAGCCAGAAACTAGGTATTGGCCTTACCACGTTTAATGACTACTTAAATGGCGTTAGCTCTTTTAAACTCGGCACGCTTATTAAATTTGCATCTCTGTGTAAACTCACCTTACCGGATATTCTCGATGATACGCTGGAAGCGAAAAAACTTTACTCGGAAGACCTAGCGGATAGAGCTAATACTGGTAAAAATACGCTGGATTTTTTGGCTTTCATTTTATTGGTACCTGCTGCTACTAACGCCCATAACACTCAATATTTATTCTGCTTTCTACATATTTTGCTCATTTTTTTCGCAAGAAAAGATCTTAATAGTATGACAATGTCGTTAGTTTTTTTGGTTACATACGTAATAGCTGATCTCATCTTTTACCCAATTGATATTTATATATTTCCAAACTTCAATAGCTTGATACAAAATGCAGTGGCTTTTGGGGCGTGCATTGTAGTCGATATCTTGTTGATTGTACTTTTAAAAAACCGAACCTTACTTTCACTTTGGTTTTCAAAAGGAAATAACAAACGAGTGCTGGAAAAGAACTTTATTGAAGGGCCTATATATGCTGTAGCGATAGGTTTTTTGTTGGTGGATGGAGTGGCATTTGTTGAAAATCTAATTCGCAATCTAGAGTATTTAGGTTTTGACGAAAGTTTTGCCAAATATTTTTGGAAAATAACGTATGTCTATGACTATTTTGAATACTTAAAATCAGGTCTGATGGCAAGCGTTGTAATATTGCTTTTCATTGGCACTCGCATTAGACAGCAGCCGCCAAATTTCGCGTTAACTTAA
- a CDS encoding glycoside hydrolase family 97 protein, with protein sequence MRLRYLSLCLAVLSANALAKTEQVRSPNGQIEVHISDDNHPHYSVFFQGKPVINESKLGFDFQTAPSFRDGFEIVSSSQDNVSSTWQQPWGEEREITDNHHELAVTFNNKAKQQAYTVRIRAFDDGIGFRYEVNNAKPLTVVRELTEFSVAQSEKATAWWIPARGWNRYEYVYNTTPLQQAQLVHTPFTFKNADNVHLSIHEAALVDYSAMVLDQRRPGTFVSNLTPWSDGTAVKTNGQFKTPWRTIQIAKDTVGLLNSRLILNLNEPNKLGDVSWVEPGKYVGIWWGMHINKNTWGSGDKHGATTANTKHYLDFAAKNGFDGVLVEGWNIGWDGDWFFNGDVFSFSKPYDDFDIEAIAQYGKKVGAKLIGHHETSGNVTNYRNQMTDAFELYAKNNVSQVKTGYVADGGNIKRIDADGIARYEWHDGQFMVNEYLDNVKLAAKYKISINTHEPIKDTGLRRTYPNWLAREGARGQEFNAWGTPPNPPEHTTMLAYTRMLAGPMDFTPGIFDMSFNGLGDQTNRPQTTLAKQLALYVVLYSPIQMAADLPENYEARPDAFQFIKDVPTDWEKSIALAGEVGDYVVYTRKAKKHKQYSGNDWFLGAITDEQARDIEVKLDFLEAGKRFEAQIYQDGKDAEWKWKPYELEVRKQIVTQQDTLSLHLATSGGVAIRFKAL encoded by the coding sequence ATGCGATTACGTTATCTGTCCTTGTGTTTAGCAGTGTTGTCTGCAAACGCTTTGGCAAAAACAGAGCAAGTCCGCTCGCCCAATGGTCAGATTGAAGTACACATTTCGGATGACAATCATCCGCACTATTCTGTCTTTTTCCAAGGTAAGCCCGTCATTAATGAGTCGAAGCTCGGCTTTGATTTTCAAACGGCCCCTTCATTTCGCGATGGCTTCGAAATTGTCTCGTCCTCCCAAGATAACGTTTCGTCTACTTGGCAACAACCATGGGGTGAAGAACGAGAAATCACCGACAACCACCATGAACTTGCCGTGACCTTCAACAATAAAGCTAAACAACAAGCTTATACTGTACGCATTCGTGCCTTCGATGATGGCATTGGATTTCGTTACGAAGTCAATAATGCTAAACCGCTGACGGTTGTGCGTGAATTGACTGAGTTTTCAGTGGCGCAAAGCGAGAAAGCCACAGCATGGTGGATCCCCGCACGCGGTTGGAACCGTTATGAATATGTCTACAACACAACCCCCTTGCAACAAGCACAACTCGTCCACACGCCATTTACGTTTAAAAACGCTGATAACGTTCATTTAAGTATTCACGAAGCTGCGCTCGTTGACTACTCAGCTATGGTACTGGATCAGCGCCGTCCAGGAACCTTTGTAAGTAATTTAACGCCTTGGTCTGATGGCACTGCGGTGAAAACCAACGGACAATTTAAAACGCCATGGCGCACCATTCAAATCGCCAAAGACACCGTAGGGTTACTCAACTCTCGCCTTATTCTAAACCTCAACGAACCAAACAAACTTGGCGATGTTTCATGGGTAGAACCAGGCAAGTATGTGGGTATCTGGTGGGGCATGCACATAAACAAAAATACATGGGGCAGTGGCGACAAGCATGGTGCGACAACTGCAAACACCAAACATTACCTCGATTTCGCTGCAAAAAATGGCTTTGATGGTGTGCTCGTTGAAGGTTGGAACATCGGTTGGGATGGCGATTGGTTCTTCAATGGCGATGTGTTCAGCTTTTCAAAACCTTATGATGATTTTGATATTGAAGCGATTGCACAGTACGGTAAAAAGGTCGGTGCAAAGCTTATCGGCCACCATGAAACTTCAGGGAATGTCACCAACTACCGCAATCAAATGACGGACGCATTCGAACTTTATGCGAAAAACAACGTCAGCCAAGTGAAAACCGGCTACGTTGCAGATGGCGGTAACATCAAGCGAATTGATGCCGATGGAATCGCGCGCTACGAGTGGCATGACGGTCAGTTCATGGTGAACGAATACCTCGACAACGTGAAATTGGCTGCAAAATACAAAATCAGCATCAATACCCATGAGCCTATTAAAGACACGGGCCTTCGCCGCACCTACCCGAACTGGTTAGCTCGCGAAGGCGCGCGAGGCCAAGAATTTAATGCATGGGGCACGCCACCGAATCCTCCGGAACACACTACAATGCTCGCCTACACACGTATGTTGGCGGGTCCTATGGACTTTACGCCTGGCATTTTTGATATGAGCTTTAACGGCTTAGGTGATCAAACAAATCGTCCACAAACGACCCTTGCGAAACAACTCGCACTGTACGTGGTGCTCTACAGTCCAATTCAAATGGCCGCTGACTTGCCTGAAAACTACGAAGCAAGACCAGATGCATTCCAATTTATTAAGGATGTACCAACCGATTGGGAAAAAAGTATCGCACTGGCAGGAGAAGTTGGTGACTACGTGGTGTATACGAGAAAGGCCAAAAAGCATAAACAGTACTCTGGTAACGATTGGTTCCTTGGTGCTATTACCGATGAACAGGCACGCGATATCGAGGTCAAACTGGATTTCCTTGAAGCGGGCAAACGCTTTGAAGCGCAAATTTACCAAGACGGTAAAGACGCGGAATGGAAATGGAAACCGTATGAGTTAGAGGTAAGAAAACAGATTGTCACACAACAAGACACGCTGTCTTTGCACTTAGCAACTAGCGGTGGCGTAGCAATTCGATTTAAAGCGTTGTAA
- a CDS encoding methylamine utilization protein, whose protein sequence is MKKMGLLLLALSLPTHAVTVSVTDKQGNALSNAVVWMMAKVPTAISSDAHYEMGQKNRTFQPHILAVPAGANVDFPNFDNILHHVYSFSETKPFELKLYRDKPHAPIQFEHAGIVELGCNIHDWMLGYIVVVDGPYFGITDASGQVELNIPDGQYQMKVWHEQFADLNQPETLAWRTFQNTDSVSLSIKQDLVHKLESMADEFDEYE, encoded by the coding sequence ATGAAAAAAATGGGACTGTTGCTATTGGCGCTCAGCTTGCCTACACACGCGGTCACGGTATCAGTGACGGATAAGCAAGGCAATGCCTTATCAAATGCCGTGGTTTGGATGATGGCAAAAGTGCCTACGGCTATTTCGAGCGACGCCCATTATGAAATGGGCCAGAAAAACCGAACTTTCCAACCACACATCTTAGCCGTGCCAGCAGGCGCGAATGTCGATTTTCCTAATTTCGACAATATCTTGCACCATGTGTATTCCTTTTCTGAAACAAAGCCCTTTGAACTCAAGCTGTATCGCGATAAACCCCATGCGCCTATTCAATTTGAACATGCGGGGATTGTTGAGTTGGGTTGTAATATTCACGACTGGATGCTTGGCTATATCGTGGTGGTGGATGGGCCTTACTTCGGTATTACCGATGCGTCAGGACAGGTTGAATTGAACATTCCTGATGGCCAATATCAAATGAAGGTTTGGCACGAGCAATTTGCTGATTTGAACCAACCGGAAACGCTCGCGTGGCGAACGTTCCAAAATACCGACAGTGTGTCGTTGAGTATTAAACAAGACCTTGTGCATAAATTAGAATCGATGGCGGATGAATTCGATGAATATGAATAA
- the coaBC gene encoding bifunctional phosphopantothenoylcysteine decarboxylase/phosphopantothenate--cysteine ligase CoaBC, with protein sequence MSQSAKKIVLGITGGIAAYKCAELVRRLKDNGHQVKVVMTESAKEFITPLTMQAVSGEMISDSLLDPSAEAAMGHIEFAKWADLILVAPATANTIAKMAAGIADDLLTTLLLATPAKVAIAPAMNQQMYKHAATQANLSLLASRGIAIWGPGVGEQACGDVGAGRMLEPHELVAHCLAALSPEVPLLAGKTVTITAGPTREALDPVRFISNHSSGKMGFALAEAALKLGAKVTLIAEPVSLSTPQGATRINVDSALDMRAAALEQAVQSDIFIGCAAVADYRPAVVAEQKMKKQGDELTITMVKNPDIIAEVAHLTENRPYTVGFAAETQDVANYAKGKLKNKKLDMICANDVSREGLGFNADSNALTLFWQDESVELPQSDKKELALTVLKRLATKLS encoded by the coding sequence ATGAGTCAAAGTGCTAAAAAAATCGTTTTGGGGATCACGGGTGGTATTGCAGCCTATAAATGTGCAGAGCTAGTACGCCGATTAAAAGACAACGGCCATCAAGTGAAAGTCGTCATGACTGAATCGGCCAAAGAATTTATTACGCCTTTGACCATGCAGGCAGTGTCTGGCGAAATGATTTCAGATTCGCTGCTCGACCCAAGTGCTGAGGCTGCGATGGGCCATATTGAATTTGCGAAATGGGCTGATTTGATTTTGGTCGCTCCTGCTACAGCAAATACCATAGCTAAAATGGCGGCAGGCATTGCTGATGACTTACTCACAACTTTGCTGCTCGCCACTCCGGCAAAGGTTGCGATTGCCCCGGCAATGAACCAGCAAATGTACAAGCACGCCGCAACCCAAGCGAATTTAAGCCTGCTCGCCAGTCGCGGAATTGCGATTTGGGGTCCAGGCGTTGGCGAACAAGCGTGTGGTGATGTCGGTGCGGGTCGCATGCTTGAACCCCATGAATTAGTTGCCCATTGCCTTGCAGCTCTTTCACCTGAAGTACCATTACTTGCAGGCAAAACCGTTACAATTACAGCGGGTCCTACTCGAGAAGCACTTGATCCCGTACGCTTTATTAGTAATCACAGTTCAGGAAAAATGGGCTTTGCGTTAGCCGAAGCGGCACTCAAATTGGGTGCAAAGGTCACACTGATTGCGGAGCCTGTTTCACTCAGTACACCACAAGGCGCGACACGTATTAACGTTGACAGCGCACTCGACATGCGAGCTGCTGCACTCGAACAAGCCGTTCAGTCAGACATTTTTATCGGCTGCGCTGCTGTTGCAGATTATCGCCCCGCGGTTGTTGCTGAGCAAAAAATGAAAAAACAAGGTGATGAACTCACCATTACAATGGTGAAAAACCCAGACATCATCGCAGAAGTTGCCCATTTAACCGAAAATCGACCTTATACCGTGGGTTTTGCTGCAGAAACGCAGGATGTGGCAAATTACGCGAAGGGCAAATTGAAAAACAAAAAGCTCGATATGATTTGTGCCAACGATGTATCGCGTGAAGGCTTAGGATTTAATGCGGACAGCAATGCGTTAACGTTATTTTGGCAAGATGAAAGTGTTGAATTACCACAGAGTGATAAAAAAGAGCTAGCGCTTACTGTCTTAAAACGGCTTGCCACCAAGCTGTCATAA
- a CDS encoding helix-turn-helix domain-containing protein, with protein sequence MQSPEEYEITERVNALVKGLKKRRGYTKKDISQKLGIGLTTFNDYLNGVSSFKLGTLIKFAALCKLTLPDILDDTQEAKKLYSEDLADRANAGKNTLDFLVFVILIPTVLGAFTIQWVFLAILILLLFYARKDLNSQSLSLVYIVVMVPFYLMFIPIEEYIYPNYSGFIQNIAAFSLAISSDLCLLYLLKNKMQLGIRLRKSNFSVLLEKNYIEGPLYGVTVGLLCVDLLAFLENIIRHLDKLGISKEFAKQFWKVRFIYDHFEYFKIFLMALILVLLFVGTRIRQRQHRLAMGESRLGMNT encoded by the coding sequence ATGCAATCACCAGAAGAGTATGAAATCACAGAACGCGTAAATGCGTTAGTGAAAGGGCTTAAAAAACGCCGAGGCTATACAAAAAAGGACATCAGTCAAAAACTAGGTATTGGCCTCACTACGTTTAATGATTACTTAAATGGGGTTAGTTCTTTTAAACTCGGCACGCTTATTAAATTTGCAGCGCTGTGCAAACTTACCTTGCCGGATATTCTCGATGATACGCAGGAAGCGAAAAAGCTTTACTCGGAAGACCTTGCGGATAGGGCTAATGCAGGTAAAAATACCTTAGATTTCTTGGTCTTTGTAATTCTTATCCCTACAGTACTAGGTGCATTTACAATTCAATGGGTCTTTTTAGCTATATTGATTCTCCTACTTTTTTACGCAAGAAAAGATCTCAATAGCCAGTCTCTTTCACTGGTATATATTGTTGTTATGGTTCCATTCTACCTCATGTTCATTCCTATTGAAGAGTATATATATCCAAATTACAGTGGCTTTATTCAGAATATTGCTGCTTTTAGTTTGGCGATATCGTCTGATTTATGTCTACTGTATCTATTAAAGAACAAAATGCAGCTTGGGATCAGATTGAGAAAGAGCAACTTTTCGGTATTACTAGAGAAAAACTATATTGAAGGGCCTCTTTATGGTGTAACAGTTGGGCTTCTATGTGTTGATTTATTAGCATTTTTGGAAAATATTATCCGTCATTTGGACAAACTTGGTATTAGTAAAGAGTTTGCCAAACAGTTTTGGAAAGTCCGATTTATTTATGACCATTTCGAGTACTTTAAAATTTTCTTAATGGCGTTGATTCTTGTCTTGCTATTTGTAGGCACGCGAATTAGGCAGCGACAGCACCGATTAGCTATGGGCGAGTCCAGACTTGGTATGAATACCTAG